A DNA window from Rhizobium sp. NXC14 contains the following coding sequences:
- a CDS encoding ABC transporter substrate-binding protein — protein sequence MTRMRSIGAAFAAVLLSSVAAHAGDVRIMWYSDGGEGEVIKDLLARFSKANPDVNVILDEVSYDVVKEQLPVQLEAGKGPDIARVTNLKAQSQHWLDLRPLLTDAKYWDENFGAQADWMRPDGSNAITGFMTQLTLTGGFVNKTLFEQAGVEIPGPKATWDDWAAAAKKVADSQKVFAMAIDRSGHRVTGPNISYGANYIAADGKPAPIDQGAKEFLSRFVKWNEDGTVNKDVWVSAAGSTYRAAADDFINGGLAYYYSGSWQVSGFAQKIGDSFDWVMAGSPCGTVACSGMQGGAGLVAVKYTKNPKDVAKVMDYLASADVQKEFAERSLFIPAHKGVAAGQVDFKTDNPHVKAALKAFVESASQTAPAALKLPGWKWSDAYYSAIVARISQVIAGEMKLDDAYARIDEDIKAKVGGN from the coding sequence ATGACCAGAATGAGATCGATCGGCGCGGCCTTTGCTGCGGTTCTCTTGAGTTCCGTTGCCGCCCATGCCGGCGATGTGCGCATCATGTGGTATTCCGACGGCGGCGAAGGCGAGGTGATCAAGGATCTGCTGGCGCGCTTCTCCAAGGCCAATCCCGATGTCAACGTCATCCTCGACGAAGTCTCCTATGACGTCGTCAAGGAACAGCTGCCGGTACAGCTGGAAGCCGGGAAGGGGCCTGATATCGCCCGCGTCACCAATCTGAAGGCGCAGTCGCAGCACTGGCTCGATCTCCGCCCGCTCCTCACCGATGCGAAATATTGGGACGAGAATTTCGGCGCCCAGGCTGACTGGATGCGTCCCGACGGCTCGAACGCCATCACTGGCTTCATGACCCAGCTGACGCTCACCGGCGGCTTTGTCAACAAGACGCTGTTCGAGCAGGCCGGCGTCGAAATTCCCGGCCCGAAGGCAACCTGGGACGACTGGGCTGCAGCGGCCAAAAAGGTCGCTGATAGTCAGAAGGTCTTCGCCATGGCGATCGACCGCTCCGGCCACCGCGTCACCGGCCCGAACATCTCCTACGGCGCCAACTATATCGCCGCCGACGGCAAGCCGGCGCCCATCGACCAGGGCGCCAAGGAATTCCTCAGCCGCTTCGTCAAGTGGAACGAGGACGGCACCGTCAACAAGGACGTCTGGGTCAGTGCTGCCGGCAGCACCTATCGCGCTGCCGCCGACGACTTCATCAATGGCGGTCTCGCCTATTATTATTCCGGCAGCTGGCAGGTTTCGGGCTTCGCGCAGAAGATCGGCGACAGTTTCGATTGGGTCATGGCCGGAAGCCCGTGCGGCACGGTGGCCTGCAGCGGCATGCAGGGCGGCGCCGGTCTGGTCGCCGTCAAATACACCAAGAACCCGAAGGACGTCGCCAAGGTGATGGACTATCTGGCAAGCGCCGACGTGCAGAAGGAATTCGCCGAGCGCAGCCTGTTCATCCCGGCGCATAAGGGCGTAGCCGCCGGCCAGGTGGACTTCAAGACCGACAATCCGCATGTGAAGGCGGCGCTGAAGGCCTTCGTTGAATCGGCCAGCCAGACGGCCCCGGCTGCGCTGAAGCTGCCGGGCTGGAAGTGGTCGGACGCCTATTACAGCGCCATCGTTGCCCGCATCAGCCAGGTGATCGCCGGCGAAATGAAGCTCGACGATGCCTATGCCCGCATCGACGAGGACATCAAGGCCAAGGTCGGCGGCAACTGA